One window of Populus nigra chromosome 5, ddPopNigr1.1, whole genome shotgun sequence genomic DNA carries:
- the LOC133693260 gene encoding F-box protein PP2-B15-like, producing MEGLMDDDQFKILPEGCVSTILSFTSPQDACKSSLVSTIFQSAADSDIVWERFLPIDYQDIVSKSNVPFKFSSKKELFLHLCNSLLIDGGRKSFRIEKSSGKKSFILSARDLHITWSNEPQYWHWASLPESRFSEVAVLRTMSWLEIVGKIETQMLSPNTKYGAYLILKISERSYGLDSMPSEVSVKVGNNQGSTTTAYLRLAQEHARKQQMERLFYGNRTERLKSRVAEGDGKVASEREDGWLEIELGEFFSGENDEEVKMSLMEVKGHHLKGGLIIEGIEVRPKH from the exons ATGGAGGGTCTAATGGATGATGACCAGTTTAAGATATTGCCTGAAGGCTGTGTTTCTACAATTCTTTCCTTCACATCCCCACAAGATGCATGCAAGTCTTCATTGGTTTCAACTATATTTCAATCAGCTGCAGATTCTGATATTGTCTGGGAAAGATTTTTGCCTATTGATTATCAAGATATAGTCTCAAAGTCCAATGTCCCTTTCAAGTTTTCTTCAAAGAAAGagctttttcttcatctttgcaACTCTCTTCTCATTGATGGTGGTAGAAAG AGCTTCAggatagagaaatcatcagGCAAGAAATCCTTTATACTTTCTGCAAGAGATCTTCACATAACATGGAGCAATGAACCACAATATTGGCACTGGGCTTCTCTACCAGAATCAAG GTTCTCTGAAGTGGCCGTGCTCAGAACAATGTCCTGGCTAGAGATTGTAGGCAAGATTGAGACACAAATGCTATCCCCAAACACTAAATATGGAGCATATCTTATTCTAAAAATCAGTGAACGTTCATACGGGCTTGATTCAATGCCATCAGAGGTATCAGTTAAAGTGGGTAACAATCAAGGATCAACTACCACAGCCTATTTACGTCTTGCCCAAGAACATGCCAGGAAACAGCAAATGGAGAGACTGTTTTACGGGAATCGCACGGAGAGGTTAAAATCAAGGGTGGCAGAAGGGGATGGAAAAGTCGCAAGCGAAAGAGAAGATGGATGGTTGGAGATTGAGCTGGGAGAGTTCTTTAGTGGTGAAAATGACGAGGAAGTGAAGATGAGTTTGATGGAAGTAAAAGGTCATCACTTGAAAGGTGGACTTATTATTGAAGGGATTGAAGTGAGGCCTAAACATTAA
- the LOC133693139 gene encoding probable protein phosphatase 2C 34: MGHLSSMFNVLARSFSLRKVKNNGNGDGREAADVMVKDAKKNEMILRSSGYVNVDGSKNFAAVCSRRGEKGVNQDCCIVWEGFGCQADMMFCGIFDGHGSWGHFVAKTVRESMPSSLLCNWQETLAQCSLDPDIDLESDKKHQRFNIWKHSYLKTCAAVDQELEQHRRIDSFSSGTTALTIVRQGELIFVANVGDSRAVLATTGEDGSLVPVQLTVDFKPNLPQEAERILQCKGRVFCLNDEPGVHRVWLPDADSPGLAMSRAFGDYCVKDFGLISVPEVTQRHITSKDQFVVLATDGVWDVITNQAAVEIVSSTPDKAKAAKRLVQSAVHAWKRKRKGIAMDDISAICLFFHSSPSSQQVHAASSPK; this comes from the exons ATGGGGCATTTATCCTCCATGTTTAATGTATTGGCAAGGTCATTTTCATTAAGGAAAGTGAAGAATAATGGGAACGGTGATGGAAGAGAAGCCGCAGATGTAATGGTGAAAGACgcaaaaaagaatgaaatgatTTTGAGGTCATCTGGCTATGTAAATGTTGACGGTTCGAAAAATTTTGCAGCAGTTTGCTCGAGGAGAGGGGAGAAAGGAGTGAATCAGGATTGCTGCATTGTCTGGGAG GGATTTGGATGTCAAGCAGACATGATGTTTTGTGGGATATTCGATGGCCATGGTTCATGGGGCCATTTTGTGGCGAAAACAGTCCGAGAGTCGATGCCTTCATCTCTTCTGTGCAATTGGCAGGAGACTCTTGCTCAATGTTCACTTGATCCGGACATCGACTTGGAATCAGATAAAAAGCATCAAAGGTTCAACATATGGAAACATTCCTACCTAAAAACTTGTGCTGCTGTTGATCAGGAGCTAGAGCAGCATCGGAGAATAGATTCCTTCTCTAGTGGAACAACTGCCCTGACAATTGTTAGACAG GGTGAACTCATTTTTGTAGCAAATGTAGGCGATTCTCGCGCTGTATTGGCAACCACAGGAGAAGATGGAAGCTTGGTACCAGTTCAACTTACTGTTGATTTCAAGCCTAATTTACCCC AGGAGGCAGAACGCATACTTCAGTGCAAGGGCCGCGTATTCTGCTTAAATGATGAGCCAGGTGTGCATAGAGTTTGGCTGCCAGATGCAGACTCACCTGGACTGGCAATGTCCAGAGCCTTCGGCGATTACTGTGTAAAGGATTTCGGGCTAATTTCTGTGCCTGAAGTGACTCAGAGGCATATAACTAGCAAGGATCAATTTGTTGTCCTGGCAACTGATGGG GTATGGGATGTAATCACCAATCAAGCGGCAGTAGAGATTGTATCATCAACACCAGATAAGGCGAAGGCGGCTAAGCGTCTAGTTCAGTCAGCTGTCCATGCTTGGAAACGCAAGAGGAAAGGGATTGCAATGGATGATATATCAGCTATTTGCCTCTTCTTTCACTCCTCTCCTTCATCTCAACAAGTTCATGCTGCTAGTTCACCGAAATAG
- the LOC133694028 gene encoding CST complex subunit TEN1 — MAAMAIKHGELVTLEELNPSSPFFKQGASVRVTGKLQEYTVETAIAVVADGNATLKIDTQHLRDISFRIGSTYQFIGELLIQPDSEAILQARVGRIVDGIDLSLYHQSLQLLRQFQADHLNNSSS; from the exons ATGGCAGCTATGGCAATTAAACACGGGGAATTGGTGACTTTAGAAGAACTCAACCCATCTTCACCTTTTTTTAAGCAGGGAGCTTCGGTCAGAGTCACTGGAAA GCTACAAGAGTATACTGTGGAGACAGCCATAGCTGTAGTTGCTGATGGAAATGCCACCCTAAAGATTGACACTCAACACTTAAGAGACATCAGCTTTCGAATAGGCTCCACCTACCAGTTCATTGGCGAGCTCCTCATTCAACCTGATAGCGAG GCAATCTTGCAGGCACGTGTGGGCAGGATTGTTGATGGCATTGACCTTAGCCTCTATCATCAGTCTCTCCAGCTATTAAGACAGTTCCAAGCTGATCACCTCAACAATTCAAGTAGTTAA